In Pseudomonas sp. GCEP-101, one DNA window encodes the following:
- the flhB gene encoding flagellar biosynthesis protein FlhB produces MAEQHSAQEKTEEASQQKLKKSREDGQVSRSKDLSTTLSLLATLIALKFCVEHFYDGLRQGFALSFIDLRHSEIGLDDLPLVLGHHLALLITTLLPLLVTPLLVVLFSMIPGGWIFSRKNFMPRLSKLNPITGLGRIFSLQNWTELAKSLLKIAVLILVALYQLHAALPGLLALQRSNVHGAIAAAFGTFYDITLSLLVVFILFSVIDIPIQYFFFKKKLRMTKQERKEEHKNQEGRPEVKARIRQLQRQLVHRQISKSIKSADVVIVNPVHFAVALRYDPKKAQAPYVVAKGLDETALYIRKLAKTHALEVLELPPLARAIYATTQVNQQIPAQLYKAVAHVLTYILQLKAWRSGRRERPELIRNVPIPDELLNRV; encoded by the coding sequence ATGGCTGAGCAGCACAGCGCCCAGGAAAAAACCGAAGAGGCCTCCCAGCAGAAGCTGAAAAAGAGCCGCGAGGATGGCCAGGTCAGCCGCTCCAAGGACCTGTCCACCACGCTGTCGCTGCTGGCCACGCTGATCGCCCTGAAGTTCTGCGTCGAGCACTTCTACGATGGCCTCAGACAGGGCTTCGCGCTGTCCTTCATCGATCTGCGGCACAGCGAGATCGGCCTGGACGACCTGCCGCTGGTGCTCGGCCATCACCTGGCGCTGCTGATCACCACGCTGCTGCCGTTGCTGGTCACGCCGCTGCTGGTGGTGCTGTTCTCGATGATCCCCGGCGGCTGGATCTTCTCCCGCAAGAACTTCATGCCCCGGCTGTCCAAGCTCAACCCCATCACCGGCCTTGGGCGCATCTTCTCGCTGCAGAACTGGACGGAGCTGGCCAAGTCGCTGCTGAAGATCGCCGTGCTGATCCTGGTGGCCCTCTACCAGCTGCACGCCGCCCTGCCCGGCCTGCTGGCGCTGCAGCGCAGCAACGTGCACGGCGCCATCGCCGCCGCCTTCGGCACCTTCTACGACATCACCCTGTCGCTGCTGGTGGTGTTCATCCTGTTCTCGGTGATCGACATCCCGATCCAGTACTTCTTCTTCAAGAAGAAGCTGCGCATGACCAAGCAGGAGCGCAAGGAAGAACACAAGAACCAGGAAGGCCGCCCGGAAGTGAAGGCGCGCATCCGCCAGTTGCAGCGCCAGCTGGTGCACCGGCAGATCAGCAAGTCGATCAAGAGCGCCGACGTGGTGATCGTCAACCCGGTGCATTTCGCCGTCGCGCTGCGCTACGACCCGAAGAAGGCCCAGGCGCCCTACGTGGTCGCCAAGGGCCTGGACGAGACCGCGCTGTACATCCGCAAGCTGGCCAAGACCCACGCGCTGGAAGTGCTGGAGCTGCCGCCGCTGGCCCGCGCCATCTACGCCACCACCCAGGTGAACCAGCAGATCCCGGCGCAGCTGTACAAGGCCGTGGCCCACGTCCTCACCTACATCCTCCAGCTCAAGGCCTGGCGCTCCGGGCGCCGCGAGCGGCCCGAGCTGATCAGGAACGTCCCCATTCCCGATGAACTGCTGAACAGAGTCTGA
- the fliR gene encoding flagellar biosynthetic protein FliR has translation MQHGASFLQVFDTLHTLQAWWWPFCRIMAVFALAPIFSHKAIPLRLRILLGLALTVALGAALPRPPAIDPFSAQGLLVALEQIAFGLMLGLALMLVFTVFTLVGDVISTQLGLSMAVYNDPMNGVSSSSILYQLYFILLVFLFLSIDGHLLVVSILYQSFVYWPVGSGLHYLGLESVAGSLAWVFAAAVLITLPVVFCMTLVQFCFGLLNRISPALNLFSLGFPMAVLAGLGCIWLTLPDIPENYLKLTRQLLDAIGVIFREGRHG, from the coding sequence ATGCAGCACGGCGCATCCTTCCTGCAGGTCTTCGACACCCTGCACACGCTGCAGGCCTGGTGGTGGCCGTTCTGCCGGATCATGGCGGTGTTCGCCCTGGCGCCGATCTTCAGCCACAAGGCGATCCCCCTGCGCCTGCGCATCCTCCTGGGCCTCGCCCTGACCGTCGCCCTGGGCGCCGCGCTGCCGCGCCCGCCGGCCATCGATCCGTTCTCCGCCCAGGGCCTGCTGGTGGCGCTGGAGCAGATCGCCTTCGGCCTGATGCTGGGTCTTGCGCTGATGCTGGTGTTCACCGTGTTCACCCTGGTGGGCGACGTGATCTCCACCCAACTGGGCCTGAGCATGGCGGTGTACAACGACCCCATGAACGGCGTGTCGTCGTCCTCGATCCTCTACCAGCTGTATTTCATCCTGCTGGTGTTCCTGTTCCTCTCCATCGACGGCCACCTGCTGGTGGTGAGCATCCTCTACCAGAGCTTCGTCTACTGGCCGGTGGGCAGCGGCCTGCATTACCTGGGCCTGGAGTCGGTGGCGGGCAGCCTGGCGTGGGTGTTCGCCGCCGCGGTGCTGATCACCCTGCCGGTGGTGTTCTGCATGACCCTGGTGCAGTTCTGCTTCGGCCTGCTCAACCGCATCTCGCCGGCGCTCAACCTGTTCTCCCTGGGCTTCCCCATGGCGGTGCTGGCCGGGCTCGGGTGCATCTGGCTGACCCTGCCGGACATCCCCGAGAATTACCTCAAGCTCACCCGCCAGCTGCTCGACGCCATCGGCGTGATCTTCCGCGAGGGGCGCCATGGCTGA
- a CDS encoding flagellar biosynthetic protein FliQ, whose product MLTPESAVDIVSNAVHITALIVCVLIVPSLIGGLLVSIFQAATQINEQMLSFLPRLLITLGMLVFAGHWILRTLSELFIESFHQAGRLVG is encoded by the coding sequence ATGCTCACGCCCGAAAGCGCCGTCGATATCGTCTCCAACGCCGTGCACATCACCGCGCTGATCGTCTGCGTGCTGATCGTGCCGAGCCTGATCGGCGGCCTGCTGGTGAGCATTTTCCAGGCGGCCACGCAGATCAACGAGCAGATGCTCAGCTTCCTGCCGCGCCTGCTGATCACCTTAGGCATGCTGGTATTCGCCGGGCACTGGATCCTGCGTACCCTCTCGGAGCTGTTCATCGAATCGTTCCACCAGGCGGGCCGACTGGTCGGCTGA
- the fliP gene encoding flagellar type III secretion system pore protein FliP (The bacterial flagellar biogenesis protein FliP forms a type III secretion system (T3SS)-type pore required for flagellar assembly.) has product MLRRALAAIGLLLLLCPLPVQAAGGEVTLFNLHDTADGQAFSVKLQILIVMTLLGFLPAMLMLMTCFTRFVIVLAILRQAIGLQQSPPNNVLVGIALVMTLLVMRPVWQDIYSHAYQPFEADQISLEDGMGRAKQTLSRFMLAQTNRTSLETMVSLAGETVPENLNDLDFSLLLPSFVLSELKTAFQLGFMIFIPFLVIDLVVASVLMAMGMMMLSPMMISLPFKLMIFVLVDGWALMMGTLTSSVQPF; this is encoded by the coding sequence ATGCTGCGCCGCGCCCTGGCCGCGATCGGCCTGCTCCTGCTGCTCTGCCCGCTCCCTGTGCAGGCGGCCGGCGGCGAGGTCACGCTGTTCAACCTGCACGACACGGCGGACGGCCAGGCCTTCAGCGTCAAGCTGCAGATCCTCATCGTCATGACCTTGCTGGGCTTCCTCCCGGCGATGCTCATGCTGATGACCTGCTTCACCCGCTTCGTCATCGTGCTGGCCATCCTGCGCCAGGCCATCGGCCTGCAGCAGAGCCCGCCGAACAACGTGCTGGTGGGCATCGCCCTGGTGATGACGCTGCTGGTGATGCGGCCGGTCTGGCAGGACATCTACAGCCACGCCTACCAACCCTTCGAGGCCGACCAGATCAGCCTGGAGGACGGCATGGGCCGCGCCAAGCAGACCCTGAGCCGCTTCATGCTGGCGCAGACCAACCGCACCTCGTTGGAGACCATGGTCTCCCTGGCCGGCGAGACCGTGCCGGAGAACCTGAACGACCTGGACTTCTCCCTGCTGCTGCCCTCGTTCGTGCTCAGCGAGCTGAAGACGGCGTTCCAACTGGGCTTCATGATCTTCATCCCGTTCCTGGTGATCGACCTGGTGGTCGCCAGCGTGCTGATGGCGATGGGCATGATGATGCTCTCGCCGATGATGATCTCGCTGCCGTTCAAGCTGATGATCTTCGTGCTGGTGGATGGCTGGGCCCTGATGATGGGCACGCTGACCAGCAGCGTGCAGCCGTTCTAG
- a CDS encoding FliM/FliN family flagellar motor switch protein produces the protein MTGSLSDSEFESLINDGDLGLTQDVTDIPAEPVRASLPQQDLSFFGKIPVNVTLEVASVEISLKELMDVDANSVIILDKLAGEPLDVKVNGALFAKAEVVVMNGNYGLRVLELCGASLDALTA, from the coding sequence ATGACCGGTTCTCTCTCCGACTCCGAGTTCGAGTCGCTGATCAACGACGGCGACCTGGGCCTCACCCAGGACGTCACCGACATCCCCGCCGAGCCCGTGCGCGCGTCGCTGCCGCAGCAGGACCTGAGCTTCTTCGGCAAGATCCCGGTGAACGTCACCCTGGAAGTCGCCTCGGTGGAAATCTCGCTCAAGGAGCTGATGGACGTGGATGCCAACAGCGTGATCATCCTCGACAAGCTCGCCGGCGAGCCGCTGGACGTGAAGGTCAACGGCGCGCTGTTCGCCAAGGCCGAGGTGGTGGTGATGAACGGCAACTACGGCCTGCGCGTGCTCGAACTGTGCGGCGCCAGCCTCGACGCCCTGACCGCGTGA
- a CDS encoding FliM/FliN family flagellar motor switch protein codes for MTGKSKVHHGVPADSLIRLKPQKLGRHYHKIPQYIKEISGKYPRIISDYFLRHYRINLELDNLIIHEELPRELECLFDSPLGKFGFAMDRALLTEVIECYYGGTVVANRDTPPISSSEQRMLDRLGLDVVDLFGRALLMGESVGRLQQIDPTYEEVQWEYIAEFSYVSHLTGERSSLYLYLDNPLADELTRRLAGPPPPRLTGNPVEHIKHLPLRLDCVVAAARMPLSQVLALEPGDVLTIRPLERVEVRVNQQKLFRGAIFEDDGTLFLSSLESVKNP; via the coding sequence ATGACTGGTAAATCAAAAGTCCATCATGGCGTGCCCGCCGACAGTCTGATTCGACTGAAACCGCAGAAACTCGGCCGGCATTATCACAAGATTCCGCAGTACATCAAAGAGATCTCCGGAAAGTATCCGAGGATTATCAGCGACTATTTCCTGCGACATTATCGAATCAATCTCGAACTGGATAACCTGATCATTCACGAGGAACTTCCCCGTGAACTGGAGTGCCTGTTCGATTCGCCCCTGGGCAAGTTCGGTTTCGCCATGGACCGCGCCCTGCTCACCGAAGTCATCGAGTGCTATTACGGCGGCACTGTGGTCGCCAACCGCGACACCCCGCCGATCAGCAGCTCCGAGCAGCGCATGCTCGACCGCCTCGGCCTGGACGTGGTGGACCTGTTCGGCCGCGCGCTGCTGATGGGCGAATCCGTGGGCCGGCTGCAGCAGATCGACCCCACCTACGAAGAAGTGCAGTGGGAGTACATCGCCGAATTCAGCTACGTCAGCCACCTGACCGGCGAGCGCTCCTCGCTCTACCTCTACCTCGACAACCCGCTGGCGGACGAGCTGACCCGACGCCTCGCCGGGCCGCCGCCGCCGCGCCTGACCGGCAACCCGGTGGAGCACATCAAGCACCTGCCGCTGCGCCTGGACTGCGTGGTGGCCGCCGCGCGCATGCCACTGTCGCAGGTGCTGGCCCTGGAGCCGGGCGACGTGCTGACCATCCGCCCGCTGGAGCGCGTCGAGGTGCGGGTGAACCAGCAGAAGCTGTTCCGCGGCGCCATCTTCGAAGACGACGGCACCCTCTTCCTCTCCTCCCTGGAAAGCGTGAAAAACCCATGA
- a CDS encoding sigma-54-dependent transcriptional regulator, whose amino-acid sequence MDQLCETLLEERPAQKKVAIIGPSSDAAHALLLQTLLAEGCRVERFSGFAELARARSDAALLFILAGAFPAPDLYAQVGALLSDGRERDVVPIVGYDEQDKAATLLDLGCVDYLLSPFGAGQLSALLRRQEASSAAQELFVSRSQAGRRLLAMAQRVAQTRAPILITGETGTGKELLARYIHGIASPDAPFIAVNCAAIPEAMLESILFGHERGAFTGAVTAQPGKFELANGGTLLLDEIGELPLALQAKLLRVLQEQRVERLGGRREIELDVRIIAATNRDLQAEVGEGRFRADLMFRLDVLPLHISPLRERKEDVLPLARRFIRQYAPQDAEHDLLTEAASRALLQHDWPGNVRELENTLQRALVLRNGLFIQPRDLGLAAPDVPLATVAAVIPLAAEGGRAALRASGKLAEYQHVIDTIRRFGGHKTKAAQSLGMTTRALRYRLNAMREQGVQVQF is encoded by the coding sequence ATCGACCAATTATGTGAAACGCTGCTCGAAGAGCGGCCTGCGCAGAAAAAAGTTGCGATCATCGGGCCGTCCTCGGACGCCGCTCACGCCCTGCTGTTGCAAACGCTGCTGGCCGAAGGCTGCCGCGTCGAGCGCTTCTCCGGCTTCGCCGAACTGGCCCGCGCGCGCAGCGACGCGGCCTTGCTGTTCATCCTGGCCGGCGCCTTTCCCGCCCCTGACCTGTATGCCCAGGTCGGCGCGCTGCTCAGCGACGGCCGCGAGCGCGACGTGGTGCCCATCGTCGGGTATGACGAGCAGGACAAGGCCGCCACCCTGCTCGACCTCGGCTGCGTCGATTACCTCCTCTCGCCCTTCGGTGCCGGCCAGCTGTCCGCGCTGCTGCGCCGCCAGGAAGCCTCCAGCGCCGCCCAGGAGCTGTTCGTTTCGCGCTCCCAGGCTGGCCGCCGCCTGCTGGCCATGGCGCAACGCGTGGCGCAGACCCGCGCGCCGATCCTGATCACCGGCGAAACCGGCACCGGCAAGGAACTGCTGGCCCGCTACATCCACGGCATCGCCAGCCCCGACGCACCCTTCATCGCGGTGAACTGCGCGGCGATTCCCGAGGCGATGCTCGAATCCATCCTCTTCGGCCACGAACGCGGCGCCTTCACCGGCGCGGTGACGGCCCAGCCGGGCAAGTTCGAGCTGGCCAACGGCGGCACCCTGCTGCTCGACGAGATCGGCGAGCTGCCGCTGGCGCTGCAGGCCAAGCTGCTGCGCGTGCTGCAGGAGCAGCGCGTGGAGCGCCTGGGCGGGCGCCGCGAGATCGAACTGGACGTGCGCATCATCGCCGCCACCAACCGCGACCTGCAGGCCGAAGTCGGCGAAGGGCGCTTCCGCGCCGACCTGATGTTCCGCCTCGACGTGCTGCCGCTGCATATCTCGCCGCTGCGCGAGCGCAAGGAAGACGTCCTGCCGCTGGCGCGCCGCTTCATCCGCCAGTACGCCCCGCAGGACGCCGAGCACGACCTGCTCACCGAAGCCGCCAGCCGCGCGCTGTTGCAGCATGACTGGCCCGGCAACGTGCGCGAGCTGGAGAACACCCTGCAACGCGCGCTGGTGCTGCGCAACGGCCTGTTCATCCAGCCCCGCGACCTCGGCCTGGCCGCGCCGGACGTGCCGCTGGCCACCGTCGCCGCGGTGATCCCGCTGGCGGCCGAAGGCGGCCGCGCCGCGTTGCGCGCCAGCGGCAAGCTCGCCGAGTACCAGCATGTCATCGACACCATCCGCCGCTTCGGCGGGCACAAGACCAAGGCCGCTCAGAGCCTGGGCATGACCACCCGCGCACTGCGCTACCGGCTCAACGCGATGCGCGAGCAGGGCGTGCAGGTGCAGTTCTGA
- a CDS encoding flagellar hook-basal body complex protein FliE: MSSIMQVQQDMLDRMNRYADLASGPAVRPAAPLSANAQAPGIGASFEQALRSVDAEQHKASDAMAAVDSGQSEDLVGAMIQSQKASVSFSALLQVRNKLTGAFDEIIRMPL, translated from the coding sequence ATGAGTTCGATCATGCAGGTGCAGCAGGACATGCTGGACCGGATGAACCGCTACGCCGACCTGGCCAGCGGCCCGGCCGTGCGCCCCGCCGCGCCGCTCTCGGCCAATGCGCAGGCTCCAGGCATCGGCGCCAGCTTCGAGCAGGCACTGCGCTCGGTGGACGCCGAGCAGCACAAGGCCAGCGACGCCATGGCCGCCGTGGACAGCGGCCAGAGCGAAGACCTGGTCGGCGCCATGATCCAGAGCCAGAAGGCCAGCGTGTCGTTCTCCGCGCTGCTGCAGGTGCGCAACAAGCTCACCGGCGCCTTCGACGAAATCATCCGCATGCCGCTGTAA
- the fliF gene encoding flagellar basal-body MS-ring/collar protein FliF, giving the protein MLQNLKGRLPLDKLKLDPRLGLLGIALGAALLAAAVVFYLWRDQGAYRPLYGAGEAYPAADVMQVLDAEALDYRLHPQSGQVLVREEDLARARMLLAAKGVKVSVPAGYELFDKDEPLGTSHFLQDVRLKRSLEGELARTIMGLKGIEQARVHIAREDSNSFVVGRRDPAKASVLLQLAPGQRLSPEQVGAIVNLVAGSVPQLKPDDVSVVDQNGVLLSRGISGVGGPSQNWQAVDEYQRKAVGNVEEVLAPVLGLGNYRISVSADIDFSQKEETQQAYGEAPRLRSEVLRNESTLDQLALGVPGSLSNRPPEPAPPQQGQNAQGTNPAGNPPGNGKVASTDNKAATSTREEATRQNDFDQRVTHIKYPAFALRQQSVAVVINASTAPEGGWTDKARADLETMVKSAVGFNAARGDLITVSVFPFAATPVEESSASWWESSALQSLVRYTVLGLIALLFLLFGVRPAVRSLTQRAQPALAAEPAEGKAEYPLAVDAERRLALGSESVGGLNVLGELNPLSEIRLPAPGSGLEHQIEHLQMLAKNDPERVSEVIKHWIGRNDRHEPA; this is encoded by the coding sequence GTGCTGCAGAATCTCAAAGGGCGCCTGCCGCTCGACAAACTCAAGCTCGACCCGCGCCTGGGGCTGCTCGGCATCGCGCTGGGCGCCGCCCTGCTGGCGGCGGCCGTGGTCTTCTACCTGTGGCGCGACCAGGGTGCCTATCGCCCGCTGTACGGCGCCGGCGAGGCGTACCCGGCCGCCGACGTCATGCAGGTGCTGGACGCCGAGGCCCTCGATTATCGCCTGCACCCGCAGAGCGGCCAGGTGCTGGTGCGCGAGGAAGACCTCGCGCGCGCCCGCATGCTGCTGGCGGCCAAGGGCGTGAAGGTGTCCGTGCCGGCCGGCTATGAGCTGTTCGACAAGGACGAGCCGCTGGGCACCAGCCACTTCCTCCAGGACGTGCGCCTGAAGCGCAGCCTGGAAGGCGAGCTGGCCCGCACCATCATGGGCCTGAAGGGCATCGAGCAGGCGCGCGTGCACATCGCCCGCGAGGACAGCAATTCCTTCGTCGTCGGCCGGCGCGATCCGGCCAAGGCCTCGGTGCTGCTGCAACTGGCGCCCGGCCAGCGCCTGAGCCCCGAGCAGGTCGGCGCCATCGTCAACCTGGTGGCCGGCAGCGTGCCGCAGCTCAAGCCCGACGACGTCAGCGTGGTGGATCAGAACGGCGTGCTGCTGTCGCGTGGCATCAGCGGCGTCGGCGGCCCCTCGCAGAACTGGCAGGCGGTGGATGAGTACCAGCGCAAGGCCGTGGGCAATGTCGAGGAAGTCCTGGCGCCGGTGCTCGGCCTGGGCAACTACCGCATCAGCGTGTCCGCCGACATCGACTTCAGCCAGAAGGAAGAAACCCAGCAGGCCTACGGCGAAGCGCCGCGCCTGCGCAGCGAAGTCCTGCGCAACGAGAGCACGCTGGACCAGCTCGCCCTCGGCGTGCCCGGCTCGCTGAGCAACCGCCCGCCGGAGCCTGCGCCGCCGCAGCAGGGACAGAATGCCCAGGGCACCAACCCCGCTGGCAACCCGCCGGGCAATGGCAAGGTCGCCAGCACCGACAACAAGGCCGCGACCTCGACCCGCGAGGAAGCCACCCGGCAGAACGACTTCGACCAGCGCGTCACCCACATCAAGTACCCGGCCTTCGCCCTCCGCCAGCAGAGCGTCGCCGTGGTGATCAACGCCTCCACCGCGCCCGAAGGCGGCTGGACCGACAAGGCCCGCGCCGACCTGGAAACCATGGTCAAGAGCGCCGTGGGCTTCAACGCGGCGCGCGGCGACCTGATTACCGTCAGCGTGTTCCCCTTCGCTGCCACGCCGGTGGAGGAGTCCAGCGCCAGCTGGTGGGAGAGCAGCGCCCTGCAATCCCTGGTGCGCTACACCGTGCTCGGCCTGATCGCCCTGCTGTTCCTGCTGTTTGGCGTGCGCCCGGCCGTGCGCAGCCTGACCCAGCGCGCGCAACCGGCGCTGGCCGCCGAGCCGGCCGAGGGCAAGGCCGAATACCCTCTGGCCGTGGACGCCGAGCGGCGCCTGGCGCTGGGCAGTGAAAGCGTCGGCGGGCTCAATGTGCTCGGCGAGCTGAACCCGCTCTCGGAAATCCGCCTGCCGGCGCCGGGCTCGGGGCTGGAGCACCAGATCGAGCATCTGCAGATGCTGGCGAAGAACGACCCGGAACGGGTCTCGGAAGTGATCAAGCACTGGATTGGCCGCAATGACCGACACGAGCCTGCCTGA
- a CDS encoding FliG C-terminal domain-containing protein: MTDTSLPEETKKRGPQMRAVSSLEQAAILMLSMGDEASAGILRNFSREEIVSISQAMARLSNVKQNTVSDVIGRFFEDYKLQSSIKGASRSYLAGMLGKALGSDITRNLLDSIYGEEIRAKMARMEWIDPKQFAALIAKEHAQMQAVFLAFLPPGMATDVLEAMPAERQDELLFRIANLSEVNSDVIAELEQLIDRSLRVLSTQGSQVRGVKQAADIMNRFKGDRNQMFELLRAHNDDLVGKIEDEMYDFFILSRQNQEVLQTLLEVIPLDEWVVALKGAEPELVRAIQGAMPKRQAQQMESINRRQGPVPLSRVEQVRKDIMGVVRELAAEGDLQVQLFREQTVE; encoded by the coding sequence ATGACCGACACGAGCCTGCCTGAAGAAACGAAAAAGCGCGGCCCGCAGATGCGCGCCGTGAGCTCCCTGGAACAGGCGGCGATCCTCATGCTGAGCATGGGCGACGAAGCCTCCGCCGGCATCCTGCGCAACTTCAGTCGCGAGGAGATCGTCAGCATCAGCCAGGCGATGGCGCGGTTGTCCAACGTCAAGCAGAACACCGTCTCCGACGTCATCGGGCGCTTCTTCGAAGACTACAAGCTGCAGTCCAGCATCAAGGGCGCCTCGCGCTCCTACCTCGCCGGCATGCTCGGCAAGGCACTGGGCAGCGACATCACGCGCAACCTGCTGGACAGCATCTACGGCGAGGAGATCCGCGCCAAGATGGCACGCATGGAGTGGATCGATCCCAAGCAGTTCGCCGCGCTGATCGCCAAGGAACACGCGCAGATGCAGGCGGTGTTCCTCGCCTTCCTGCCGCCGGGCATGGCCACCGACGTGCTCGAGGCGATGCCCGCCGAGCGCCAGGACGAGCTGCTATTCCGCATCGCCAACCTGAGCGAGGTGAACAGCGACGTGATCGCCGAGCTGGAGCAACTGATCGACCGCAGCCTGCGCGTGCTCTCCACGCAGGGCTCGCAGGTGCGCGGGGTGAAGCAGGCGGCGGACATCATGAACCGCTTCAAGGGTGACCGTAACCAGATGTTCGAGCTGCTGCGCGCCCACAACGACGACCTGGTGGGCAAGATCGAAGACGAGATGTACGACTTCTTCATCCTCTCCCGGCAGAACCAGGAAGTGCTGCAGACCCTGCTGGAAGTCATCCCGCTGGACGAATGGGTGGTCGCCCTCAAGGGCGCCGAGCCCGAGCTGGTGCGCGCCATCCAGGGCGCCATGCCCAAGCGCCAGGCGCAGCAGATGGAGTCCATCAACCGCCGCCAGGGCCCGGTGCCGCTGAGCCGCGTGGAGCAGGTGCGCAAGGACATCATGGGCGTGGTGCGCGAGCTGGCCGCCGAGGGCGACCTGCAGGTGCAGCTGTTCCGCGAGCAGACGGTGGAGTAA
- the fliH gene encoding flagellar assembly protein FliH gives MAIKIIKADSRAWRPYRFPPRCATASADSHGWDSDPAARQRAISEGFQEGLEKGYQDGVAEGREAGLREGFDAGRQDGLRKGREEGRAAGRQAFDEASAPLSAAVEAFADYHQAFQRSRQQQLLELVQKVAKQVIRVELTLNPTQLLTLAEEALAAMPDEPVEVQILLNPEECARIRELNPERAAKWRLVPDERLALGECRVVTAQAEADIGCQQRLDSCMEALSAHLQDAD, from the coding sequence ATGGCGATCAAAATCATCAAGGCCGACAGCCGCGCCTGGCGCCCGTACCGCTTCCCGCCGCGCTGCGCCACCGCCAGCGCCGACAGCCACGGCTGGGACAGCGACCCGGCGGCGCGCCAGCGCGCCATCTCCGAAGGCTTCCAGGAAGGCCTGGAGAAGGGCTACCAGGACGGTGTGGCCGAAGGCCGCGAAGCCGGCCTGCGCGAAGGCTTCGACGCCGGCCGCCAGGATGGCCTGCGCAAGGGCCGCGAAGAAGGCCGCGCCGCCGGCCGCCAGGCGTTCGACGAGGCCAGCGCGCCGCTGTCGGCCGCCGTCGAGGCCTTTGCCGACTACCACCAGGCCTTCCAGCGCAGCCGCCAGCAGCAGTTGCTGGAGCTGGTGCAGAAGGTGGCGAAGCAGGTCATCCGCGTCGAGCTGACGCTCAACCCCACGCAGTTGCTGACCCTGGCCGAGGAAGCCCTCGCCGCCATGCCGGACGAGCCGGTGGAGGTGCAGATCCTGCTCAACCCCGAAGAATGCGCGCGCATCCGCGAGCTGAACCCGGAGCGCGCCGCCAAGTGGCGCCTGGTGCCGGACGAGCGCCTGGCGCTGGGCGAGTGCCGTGTGGTCACCGCCCAGGCGGAGGCCGACATCGGCTGCCAGCAGCGCCTGGACAGCTGCATGGAAGCCCTGAGCGCGCACCTGCAGGACGCCGACTGA